In Phycisphaerae bacterium RAS1, the genomic window CACGTGCGCCTGCATCTCGCGCGTCAGCTCCGGATAGATCGGAATCGCGACGGAGTGCCGCGCGGCGTGTTCGCTGTGGGGGAAGTCGCCGCGCTTGTAGCCCAGGTACTTGAAACACTCCTGCTCATGCAGTGACACCGGATAGTAAACCTCGTTGCCGATGCGCGCGTCGCTCAGGTGCTTGCGCAGCTCGTCGCGTCGGCTGGGGACGAGAATCACGTACTGGTTGTAGATGTGATGCTCGCGGCCCCACGCGATTTTCGGCTTCTTCAACCCCGCCGCGTTCAGGTGCTCGTCGTACCAGGTCGCGTTGGTCTGCCGCATTCCGTGCCATTTGTCCAGGTGCGGCAGCTTGGCGCAGAGCACGGCCGCCTGAAGCGTGTCGAGCCGGAAGTTGCCGCCGACCATGGAGTGGTAGTACTTCGGCTTGGCGCCGTGGTTGCGCAGCATGCGGAGCTTTTCGGCCAGCGCGTCGTCGTCGGTCGTCAGCATGCCACCGTCGCCCATGCAGCCGAGGTTCTTGCTGGGGAAGAAGGAGAAGCAGGCCATGCGGCCCATCTGGCCGGCCTTCTTCACGCCGCCGAGCGTCTTGCTCGGGTAGCGCGAGCCGATGGCCTGGGCGGCGTCCTCGATGATCGGCACGTTGAACTCGCGTGCGACGGCCAGGATCGGGTCCATGTCGGCGCATTGGCCGAAGAGATGGACCGGGATGATCGCCTTGACGCGGCTGAGCTTGTCGCGGTGGGACTCGAACCAGCGGCGCAGCGCCTGCGGGCACATGTTGAACGTATCGGCGTCGATATCGACGAACGCCGGCGTGGCGCTGAGCCGGGCGACGACGCCCGCGGTGGCGAAGAAGGAGTACGGGGTGGTGACGACGACGTCGCCGGGTTTCACGTCGAGGGCCATCAGCGCGACCAGCAGGGCGTCGGTGCCGGAGGTGACGCCGATGCCGTGTTTCGCACCGCAGTAGGCGGCGAGTTTTTTCTCCAGCTCTTCGACCTTGGCCCCCATGATGTACTGAGTGGATTCGACCACTTCCATGACGGCCTGGCGCAACTCGCCTTCGATCGTGCGATATTGGGCCTTCAGGTCGAGCAAAGGGACGGTAATGGACTTCTGCGTGGGGGTCTCTGCGACGGTGGGCATAGGACTTCCTGTCGTGTTGGTGTGGACACCCCGTTCCGCCGGACCTACAGCCGCCGGCCGGAAAGCCTGCCGACGGCCCGCCGCGCTGTGCGGCGTCAGAACCGCGCCGGCCGCACGGACGGAACATGCCACAAGCGGTGATGATATGGAGACGGGCGAGAGTGAACAAGCGTACGAGGTGCGCGAGGAGAATGGCGATTGGATCCGGTTTCAGGCGGCGATCCGTCCGAACCCGTCGCGCCATGCGACGGGGGTAGCGTCCGCGGCCTGTGGGGCGCCGAGCGCTAGCAATCGTCAACCCGCCGCTTGGCGCGGCGGGTCCGGAATGACGCACGCTGATTCAGGCCGTGCGGGCCAGCGTTTGATTGCGGATCTTGTCCTGAAGGCGCATCAGTCCCTCCAGCAGCGCCTCCGGCCGCGGCGGGCAGCCCGGCACGTAGATATCAACCGGGACAACCAGGTCGACGCCTTTGACGACGTGGTAGCCGTGCTTGAAATAGGGGCCGCCGCCGATGGTGCAGGCGCCCATCGCCATCACGTACTTGGGTTCGGGCATCTGGTTGTAAAGCCGACGGACGCGCGAGGCCATCTTGTAGGTGACGGTTCCGGCCACGATCATCAAGTCGGACTGCCGCGGCGTCCCGCGAAAGGCGCCGGCTCCGAAGCGGTCGATATCGAAGCGGCTGGCGCCGACCGCCATCATCTCAATCGCGCAACAGGCGATTCCGAAGGTCATCGGCCAGATGCTGCTCGAGCGGGCCCAGTTAACAGCCCAGTCGAGGCTGGTGATGACCAGTCCGTCTTCGAAGCGGTTTTCGATCCAGCTCATGTCGCACCCTCGCGGGCGTCCCGACCGGGTGGTTTCCGGTAGGGTGGGTCGTGTCCGCCCAATTGTACGCGGACGCACGCGTGTGGTGGGCACGGCCCACCCGACAGGCAAGACTTCGCGGCGCGGACGAATTCTCAGGCCACGGCCTTGCGATAGACCTTCAGGCAGTTCGCCGCCGCGTCGGTCCAACTGAATCGCCGCACCTCGATCGCCCCGTGGTCGCGCAGCGTGGCGTGCAGCGGCGGATGACGCAGAACGGCGACGATCTTGTTGGCCATCTCGTCGACATCCCAGAAGTCGACCTTCAGCGCGTGCGTCAGGACCTCGGCCACGCCGCTCTGCTTGCTGATCAGCACCGGCACGTCGTTGGCAATCGCTTCGAGCGGAGCAATGCCGAACGGCTCCGAGACCGACGGCATGACGTACAAATCCGCCATGCGGTAGACGCGCTTCACGTCGTCGCCGCGCAGGAAACCGGTGAAGAGCACCTTGTGCCCGATGCCCAGGCTGGCGGACAGTTCGATCATGCGGCGGGCCATGTCGCCGCTGCCGGCCATGACGAAGCGCACGTTGGGCATCACCTCGAGCACGCGCTTGGCGGCGTAGAGGAAGTACTCCGGGCCTTTTTGCATGGTGATCCGGCCGAGGAACAGCACGATCTTGTCCTCGCTCTGGATCGGCTCCATGATTTCGGCGGCTGCATCGCCGTTGTCGTCCACGGCGTTGTAAACCACGTCCACTTTGCGGGCGTCGACGCCGTAGTGCTTCACGATGATGTTGCGTGTCAGGTGGCTGACGGCGATGACGCGCCGGGCGCAATGCACGCCGGCCCGCTCGATGTCGTAGATCTGCTGGTTGATGTTCAGGCCGGAGCGGTCGAACTCGGTTGAGTGAACGTGTACGACCAGCGGCTTGCCGGTCAGGCGTGACACGGCGATTCCGGCGGAAAAAGTCATCCAGTCGTGTGCGTGGATGACTTCGAACCTGATCGACCGGGCCACGGCGCAGACCAGCTCGGTGTAGCGGGCGATTTCGCTGTGCAGGTCGCCGCCGTAGTGCGCGCCGGCCGGCGCGTTGCCGCCCAGGTCAGCGACGCGCAAGCCCCCGGGGCCGCGGAGGCGCGACGCGGGCGGGCCGCCGCCGAAATCCGCGGCTAACTCCCATTCGCCGGCGGTAGTCGACTCGCGGCCGCCGGTTTCGGCCGTGGTGCCGAGCGGGTCTTCCGGGCGCATGTAGGGGCTGAATCGCACACCGACCTGGTGGAAGAACGTCTGTTGGAAGTCCTCCTCGAGCTGCCGGTCCCGGTCTGAAAGCGTCCGATTTGTGCCTGCGAGACCGCCCTGCGCGGCGCGATAGACCATCTGGGCCGGCGTAAGCAGCCGTACGTGCGATGTTTCCGGCGACGCGACGGCGCGTGGCAGGACGAATTCGACGCGGGTTCCGAGCCGGTCCAGGCCGCGCGTCAGCCCGTAGCAGGCGGTCCCCAGACCGCCGCTGATGAATGGGGGAAATTCCCAACCCAACATGAGCACGCGCATTACGGCAACTCCCGTCAAATTAAGGAGATAGTGCGTGTCGGCGGGTCGAAAATCGCTGTTCGCCGAGAGCACGACTTCGCTGTCGGCGCGCACTACCGCCTTCGCTAATTGCAGCGTCCGGAAAACCTATCGGCACTTTTGCGGGATGTCAATCAGGGGGGTGGCCCGGCAGGGCGAGCACATTTGGGAGCGTGCGGGGTGTCGGATATGATTCGAATTTGGGCGCAACACTCCCAGGAAGGGAAAGGAAGCAATGAAACTCTCTCTGCGCGTGCAGTTCGGCGCTCTCGTCGCGACATTTCTGGTTTGTTCTGCGCGGCCGGCACTGGCCACCGCGGACTTTGTAGAGCACGTCGCGACCACGCAGGTCTTCGGCGAGCCTGCCGGCGTGACCATGCGCGAGCCGGACGTGCCGCGCGAGGACGAGCCGGTCGAGTTGTGGGTCCGGATCGGTTATTCGTTCTTCTACACGGATGTGGCGATCTACTACACGCTGGACGGCAGCGATCCGACCGGGGCATTCGGCGTCGCCGGGCCGGGGACGACCGTGCTGCGTTCGAGTACGGGCGCGATTCAGTTCGTCCGCAACGAGCCGAACAACATCGACTGGTGGCGCGCCTTCCTCTCCCCGTCGCTCCGCACCTACGGTACGCACTTGCGCTACAAGATCGGCGCCTGGCACAGCGGCGGCGGCACGGAAGTGTTCGCCAACAACTATGGCTGCTCCGACGGCACGTGCGACAACCCGGCTGCGCCGCCGACGATCTTCGACTTCCGCGTGAAACTCGCGTGGCCCGGCAAGGGCGCGCCGGCGGTGGACCATCAGCTCGGCTATCCGCCGGTCTATTTCTGGAAGGAAGAGGCGGTCATCGGGAACAACTTCATCAACGTGCAGCTCGATCAGAACGGCGCGGTCTACGACGTGTACTATCCGTCAGCCGGCTGCGTGCAGGGCGTCGGGACGAAAAACGAAGGCTACGTCGACGGGCTGGACACGTTTCCGCCGGGACTGCCGCTGGGCAATCGCGGGCAAATGCACGTGAATCAGCTCATGCCGGGCATTCGCATCGACGACGTGACTTACTGGCTCAGCAACGAGAGCGCTGCGGGCTACTCAGACATCTCGCAGCAGTATTCGCAGCAGACCAACACGGTCGTGACGACGCAGCGCCTCACCGCCGGCGGGAACAACATCCTCGTCCAGCAGTACGACTTCGCGCCGAAGGGCGTCACGTATCCGAATGACGACGGCGGCATGCCCAACCGCGGGCTGTACGTGAAGCGCATGGTGCTGACGAACCTGGGACCGAGCACCGAAGTAGTGAACGTCTACTACTACGGCGATTTCGCGATTAACGGCGGGGACAACTTCGACACGATGTTCGTCGATCAGCCGCGCGGGGCGATGGTCGCCTACGACAACACGCTGCGAAACACCAGCAGCAGCGGCGAGTACAACCCGACTACGTTCAGCGGCTACGACAAGGATGTCTCCGTTTATCTCAGTGTGGCAATGAAGACGCTCAGCGGCGCGGGCGGCGGCGGCGGGACGGCGGCGACCGATTCCTGGCGCGACACGAGCACGGACAACGGTCAGGGCTGGATCGGCGCGCAGGTCACGCTCCCGCCCAACTCGCCGCGCGAGGTGGATTTCATCATCGTCGGCGGGTTCGACGATTTCCCCGCCGCCGCCGGCACGTACGCGTTTCAGATGGACGGCCCGATCGACTGGTTCCTCAGCCAGAACATGGCGACGCTGCAACAAGCGACCGACGCCTACTGGCAGAACTGGCTCAGCAGCGGCGTGACGGTCGACCTTCCCGACCCGGCGTGGGAAGAGCTCTTCGAGCGTGGCCTGCTCAGCACCGCGCTGCACCTGGATGGCGTCAACGGCGGCCTGATCGCCGGCTACCACAACGGGGCCTATCCCTTCGTCTGGCCGCGCGACGCGGTGTATGGCGGCGTGACGCTGGCCCGCACCGGTCACACGGATGAGGTGCGCGAGCTGCTGCGCTTCCTGCGCGACGTCACGTTCCGCGGCAACGAGCCGTGGGGAAGAGGCTTCTGGTACCAGAAGTACACGACCGACGGCTACATCGTCTGGTCCGCGCCGCA contains:
- the nqo6_1 gene encoding NADH-quinone oxidoreductase subunit 6 → MSWIENRFEDGLVITSLDWAVNWARSSSIWPMTFGIACCAIEMMAVGASRFDIDRFGAGAFRGTPRQSDLMIVAGTVTYKMASRVRRLYNQMPEPKYVMAMGACTIGGGPYFKHGYHVVKGVDLVVPVDIYVPGCPPRPEALLEGLMRLQDKIRNQTLARTA
- the mfpsA gene encoding Mannosylfructose-phosphate synthase; translation: MRVLMLGWEFPPFISGGLGTACYGLTRGLDRLGTRVEFVLPRAVASPETSHVRLLTPAQMVYRAAQGGLAGTNRTLSDRDRQLEEDFQQTFFHQVGVRFSPYMRPEDPLGTTAETGGRESTTAGEWELAADFGGGPPASRLRGPGGLRVADLGGNAPAGAHYGGDLHSEIARYTELVCAVARSIRFEVIHAHDWMTFSAGIAVSRLTGKPLVVHVHSTEFDRSGLNINQQIYDIERAGVHCARRVIAVSHLTRNIIVKHYGVDARKVDVVYNAVDDNGDAAAEIMEPIQSEDKIVLFLGRITMQKGPEYFLYAAKRVLEVMPNVRFVMAGSGDMARRMIELSASLGIGHKVLFTGFLRGDDVKRVYRMADLYVMPSVSEPFGIAPLEAIANDVPVLISKQSGVAEVLTHALKVDFWDVDEMANKIVAVLRHPPLHATLRDHGAIEVRRFSWTDAAANCLKVYRKAVA
- a CDS encoding Aminotransferase, which codes for MPTVAETPTQKSITVPLLDLKAQYRTIEGELRQAVMEVVESTQYIMGAKVEELEKKLAAYCGAKHGIGVTSGTDALLVALMALDVKPGDVVVTTPYSFFATAGVVARLSATPAFVDIDADTFNMCPQALRRWFESHRDKLSRVKAIIPVHLFGQCADMDPILAVAREFNVPIIEDAAQAIGSRYPSKTLGGVKKAGQMGRMACFSFFPSKNLGCMGDGGMLTTDDDALAEKLRMLRNHGAKPKYYHSMVGGNFRLDTLQAAVLCAKLPHLDKWHGMRQTNATWYDEHLNAAGLKKPKIAWGREHHIYNQYVILVPSRRDELRKHLSDARIGNEVYYPVSLHEQECFKYLGYKRGDFPHSEHAARHSVAIPIYPELTREMQAHVAEQIGRFYA